The Halobellus sp. MBLA0158 genome has a window encoding:
- a CDS encoding MarR family transcriptional regulator → MYPTDERILEHLAENSWATPKTIARETHLENIEIDEQYIQQRCDQLVDRELIAPVYDDMYEITSWGLAYLRGDLDAGTLPRWSIR, encoded by the coding sequence ATGTACCCCACCGACGAGCGGATCCTTGAACACTTGGCAGAGAATTCGTGGGCGACACCGAAGACGATCGCCCGAGAGACCCATTTAGAGAACATCGAGATCGACGAGCAGTATATCCAACAACGCTGTGATCAGCTGGTAGATCGAGAGTTGATTGCGCCAGTCTACGATGATATGTATGAGATCACCTCGTGGGGGCTGGCGTACCTTCGAGGTGATCTGGACGCTGGGACTCTTCCCCGTTGGTCGATAAGATAA
- a CDS encoding type II toxin-antitoxin system VapC family toxin, giving the protein MLSPGSGPYLFDVGPIALAHAGTPVSETALEYIRPAIQGEVTAIVPYPAVVGAHHVLRGTYYLKNRTASELMQNFIESTNIYWYNEFSYDILNNSFEYSTIYNIEGWDGYFAQVAEESGASAIVTVDERFENLDHIRAELILSEKEKEVLNEFLEDIEEADDLGSRFE; this is encoded by the coding sequence ATGCTAAGTCCTGGATCCGGTCCCTATTTATTTGATGTAGGCCCGATAGCTTTAGCCCACGCTGGAACTCCTGTTAGTGAAACGGCGTTAGAATACATACGGCCAGCTATACAAGGCGAAGTGACTGCGATTGTTCCATATCCTGCTGTAGTAGGAGCTCATCATGTTCTCCGAGGTACATACTATCTAAAAAACAGAACAGCATCAGAACTAATGCAGAACTTTATAGAATCCACTAATATCTATTGGTATAATGAATTCTCATATGATATATTGAATAATTCGTTTGAATATTCAACAATATATAATATCGAAGGATGGGATGGATACTTTGCCCAAGTAGCAGAAGAGTCCGGGGCTAGCGCTATTGTAACTGTTGACGAGAGATTCGAGAATTTAGATCATATACGTGCGGAATTGATTCTTTCTGAAAAAGAAAAAGAAGTATTAAATGAATTTTTAGAAGACATCGAAGAAGCAGATGATCTTGGATCAAGATTTGAATAA
- a CDS encoding site-specific integrase, whose product MSDELREVAPSVAKDIYLQQRWDDLSEATLKSHRYRIEAFVEWLEEQGISNMAEVDGLTIHNYRVHRREEDGLKKVSLQGQISTVRQFLRVLASVNAVDSDVAEKILLPTVRKGEDVNEDRLETGRAQKALEYLEQYQYASRPHVEMLLIWRLSARRGGIRSFDLRDFDDSGDTPVLEFRHRPETGTPLKNGKWSERDCAIKNESLAQTLRDYINGPRQKVRDDHDRTPLLTTKYGRVSLGTIKQDMYRVTRPCMYGIECPHDRDPNICEATQHDKASTCPSSRSPHMIRTGSLTAHLDAGTPKAVLSDRADATEKTLDRHYDQASKREQMIRREEFIAEDL is encoded by the coding sequence GTGAGTGACGAACTCCGCGAGGTCGCTCCCAGCGTCGCGAAAGACATCTACCTTCAACAGCGCTGGGATGATCTGAGTGAGGCGACTCTCAAGTCTCATCGATATCGAATCGAAGCGTTCGTTGAATGGCTCGAAGAGCAAGGGATTTCGAATATGGCCGAGGTTGACGGCCTTACGATACACAATTATCGAGTCCATCGACGCGAAGAGGATGGACTCAAGAAGGTCTCGCTTCAGGGCCAGATCTCGACCGTCCGCCAGTTCCTTCGGGTGCTCGCTTCAGTTAACGCGGTTGACTCTGACGTAGCTGAGAAGATCCTGCTTCCGACTGTCCGGAAAGGCGAAGACGTCAACGAGGATCGGCTCGAAACCGGACGAGCGCAGAAGGCTCTCGAATACCTCGAACAGTATCAGTACGCATCTCGTCCCCACGTCGAGATGTTACTGATCTGGCGTCTGTCGGCACGCCGGGGTGGTATTCGCTCTTTCGACCTTCGCGACTTCGATGATAGCGGCGATACGCCCGTGTTGGAGTTCCGGCACCGCCCAGAAACGGGGACACCGCTGAAAAACGGGAAGTGGTCCGAGCGGGACTGTGCCATCAAGAACGAATCCCTTGCTCAGACGCTTCGTGATTATATCAACGGCCCTCGGCAGAAGGTCCGTGATGATCACGATCGTACTCCGCTTCTGACCACAAAGTACGGCCGGGTATCTCTCGGTACGATCAAGCAGGATATGTACCGGGTCACGCGGCCGTGTATGTACGGGATAGAGTGTCCGCACGATCGCGACCCGAACATCTGCGAGGCGACGCAGCACGATAAGGCGAGCACTTGTCCCTCATCCCGGTCTCCGCATATGATCCGGACGGGTTCGCTGACAGCGCACCTCGACGCGGGAACTCCGAAGGCTGTTCTGAGTGACCGTGCCGACGCGACTGAGAAGACGCTCGATCGGCATTATGATCAGGCGTCGAAGCGCGAGCAGATGATTCGACGCGAGGAGTTCATCGCGGAGGATCTGTGA